The following nucleotide sequence is from Methanomassiliicoccales archaeon.
ATATCGTCGCGCTGATTCCTCTAGCCACGGGTCTGGAAGCTCTTTCAACGGCCATCCAGATGTGAGGGGAGAGTTTGGCGCAGGACACCGACGACAAGCTCGTATTGGCGCTGCGGAAGATCGCGCTCTTGGGGGGCATGCACGACTACGTGTCCATATCCTCCCGCGAGCTGGGCGACATGCTCAGGGTAAGCCAGCAATCGGCCTCCAAGCGCATCCTAGAGATGCTCAACGAAGGCTGGATCAGCCGGGACTTGGGAGCCCGCAAGCAGCGCATCAAGCTTACGGAGAGAGGCATCGAGGCCCTGAGGCAGGAGTATTCCGAGTATCAGCGCATCTTTGAACCGAGGGACCACCTGATCATCAAGGGCTCTGTGGTCACAGGCATGGGCGAGGGACAGTACTACGTCACCCAGGAAGGGTACCAGGAGCAGTTCCTGCATCGTCTGGGCTTCCGGCCGTTCGAGGGGACTCTGAACGTCCGTGTCGTTCCCACGGACCTGTACAAGTTGGATATCATCAGGAGGGGCGTGGGCATCCTGGTCCACGGTTTCGAACGGAACGGCAGGACCTTCGGGGACGTGGTCTGCCACCGAGCCAACTTCCAGAACCTGGAGTGCGCGGTGGTCGTGCCCAGCCGCTCGCATTACGAGGATATCATCGAGGTATTGTGCAAGTACCATCTCCGTCGCACCTTGAGCCTGAAGGACGGTGACCAGGTGGAAGTCCGAATATCCATGGCCTGATCAAGGCCTCTTCTTCAGAACATGCTCCACGGCCGATTGGAAGATGGCCTTGCCATCGCCCTCTCCGGATGGGTCAAGGCCGGAGCGAGTCCAGTCGGGATGGGTGTAGCGGTGGAACACCCTCTCCGGGTGCGGCATGAGGCCCATGACGTTCCCCGCGGGATTGCAGACACCCGCAATGCTCGATATCGAGCCGTTGGGAGTCCAAGGATAGCCGGCGTAGTTGCCGTTCGGGTCGACGTAGCGGAAGACCACCATATCCTCCTTCTCCAGTTCCTCCACCATTTTCATTTCCTTGGCCTGTTCGAACATCAACTTGCCCTCGGCATGGGCGCTGGGAAACATGACCACCTTGCCTTTGGGCAGGGAGGAGGTGAACACGCAGGACCCTCGGTTCTCGTGCTTGAGCAGCGTGGGAATGCATTCGAATCGCCCCGAGGAATTGGTGTACAGCGCGGCCTGAGGTTGCGCGCTCATGTTGGTACCGAACGCAGGAAGAAGGCCCAGCTCCACCAGTATCTGGAATCCGTTGCATATCCCTATGACCGGCCTTCCCGCATCAACGAAGGACCGGATGTCCTTGCTCAGCGAGGATCGCATACGGGCGGCGAAGATGGCCCCCGCCCGGACGTAGTCTCCGGCCGAGAATCCCCCTGGCAGAGCGAGAATGTCGTAGTCGTTCAGCTCCCGTCGCATCTCCTTCGGGCAGGAATGGATCAGCTGCTTCAGGTGCACTTTCTCCGGAATGGCGCCGACCTGTCGGAAAGCGGATGTGGTCTCCTCTTCGCAATTGGTGCCTTCGATCCGCAGCACGCACACCTTGACATCCCTCTTCTTCACCTTTCCTCACCCCAGCAGCTTCCACAGAGGTTCGGACCAGCTGCGCCTCAGCTCCCCGACCTCCACATCCACTAGGACGTCGTTGTCCTCGATCACCAGCACCTTCCCTCCCACGGTGCCGATGCGCGTGCAGGGAGCCTTCATCCGCTGCAGCCACTCGTCCTCCTTGCGCTTGTCGACCTCCACCAGCCATCGGGAATGCGATTCGGAGAATAGCTTGACGGTCGAGGGCAGGTCCTTGATCCCCTTCAGGTCCACGTTCGCTCCCAGGTCCCCGCCGATGCACATCTCTGCCAACGAGACCCCAAGCCCACCGTCTGAGAGGTCATGGCAGCTGCGCACCAGGCCGCGGTCCATGCAATCCAGCAGAGCGCTCATGGAACTGGCGAGCGAGGATGAGATCACTCCCGGCACCTCTCCTCCTTTTCCGCCGAGCAAGCGGAAGAAGGCCGAGCCCGCCATCTCCTGCTTCGTATCGCCCAGGAGATAGAGCGGTCCGCCTTCCTCCTTCAGGTCGGTGGTCACACACTTGCGGATGTCCGGCACGATGCCCACTCCGAGCACTGTGGCGGTCGGGAGGCAGGCGCCTCTCGCCGTCTCATTGTAGAAGCTGACGTTGCCGGAAGGCACGGCCAGGTTGAGGACCGATGCCACATCCCCGATGCCTCGCACCGCCTCCCGGAACTCACCCAGGCGCTCGGGCTTCTCCGGGTTGCCAAAGTTGAGGCAGTCGGTGAGCGAATGCGGCATCCCGCCCACGGCGGCGATGTTGCGGCAGGCCTCGTCCACCGATGCCTGCCCTCCCTTGTAGGGGTCGAGCGAAGTGAACCAGGGATTGACCCCCACTGCGATGGCCAACCCTCGCCAGGAGTTCTCCAGCGGCTTGATGACCGTGGCATCACCCGGACCTCGCATTCCCAGCTTGCCCTGGAGCGGCTTGATGACCGTGTTCCCTCGCACCTCGTGATCGTAGAGGCGGATGACCCATTCCTTGGAGGCGATGTTGGGGTCTGCGAGCAGCTTGAGCAACACCCCGGTCAGGTCGCGGGGAAGCTTGGGCATGACCTCCTCCACCAGCGAGGGAGGAGCCTGCAAGCAAGAAGGACGGCAGTATTCCGGACCTTTGGTCAGGAAATCCAGGTCCATCTCGAACACCCTCTTCCCATGGAAGTTCAAGCGCACCACTTGTTCCTTGATCACCCGACCTATGACGGTTGCGGGGACGTCCCAGAGCTCGAACACCTCCAGAATGGCCTTGACATTCTTCTCCGAGACGGCCAGCATCATTCGCTCCTGCGACTCGGATACCCAGATCTCCCAGGGTGCCAGACCGACCTCCTTCAGAGGTACTTTATCCAAAGAGACCTCCGCCCCGCACCCCCCTGATAGGGCGATCTCGCCCACGACGCAAGAAAGTCCCCCTCCACCTAGGTCCTTCATGCCATGCAACAGGCCACGCGAGTTCACCTCCAGGCAGGCGTGGATGAGCGGCTCCTTCATGATGGGGTCGCCCAGCTGCACGGCCCCTCGGGACTCTTCCTCGGAGGTTGCTTTCAGTTCCGCGGAGGCAAATGTGACACCGTGTATGCCGTCCCGGCCGGTCCTTCCCCCGACCAGGATGAGGACGTCCCCTACCCCCTTGACGGCGTTCCTCACTATGTCGGAGCGCTTGGCGATGCCCACGCAGCCCACGTTCACCAGGCAGTTGCCCACGTAGCGGTCGTCGAAGTACACGCCCCCGGCCACGGTGGGGATACCAATGCGGTTGCCGTAGTCGCGGATGCCCGCCACCACCCCACCGACCAGATACTTGGGGTGCTTGGTGCCCGCCGGAACCTCCCCTGAGTAGTCGATCGAACCGAAGAACAGCGGATCCACCAGTGCGATCGGCTGCGCTCCCATGCACAGCACGTCCCGCACTATGCCCCCTATCCCCGTGGCCGCTCCACCATAGGGCTCGATGGCCGAAGGGTGGTTGTGGCTCTCGATCCTCAAGGCGTAGGCGTGCTCCTCATCGAAGGCCATGACGCCCGCGTCCCCTTTCATCAGCACGTCTGGATGATGGATGTTGAAGATGTGATCGCGCAAAAAACGTTTGGATGATTTGTAGCAGCAGTGCTCGCTCCACGCCTGTCCGATGGACTGAAGCTCCACGTCGGTGGGCGCACGCATCTTGGCGGCGAAATAGCGCTGGACGCTCTTCATCTCCTCCAGGCTCAGACTCAAGGACAGAGCCTCGCTGATCTGCCTGAGCTGCTCATCGTTCGCCTCTCGGACCTCGATATCGAAAAGCTCGAAGTCCTCCGGGCGCCGGGTCATGAGAGCCTCGATCGCCATGGGCATCACCTGACGTGAATGTTGAACTTCTGGATCACCGGATTGGCCAGCAGCTTGCGGCACATCTCTTCCGCCTCTTTGCGGGCTTCCTCGGGCGTGGCGTCGAGCACTACCTCGAAGACCTTGACCGTCCGCACGCCCCCTATCCCCCTGAAGCCCAGCAGCTCCAGGGCCTTCTTGGTGTTCTGGCCCTCTGGGTCCGCCACCCCTGGCTTCAGTTCGATCCAAATCTCCGCCGTCACCATCCGCGCACCCATCTGTGGAATCTCGGAGTCGATACTTAACTGTTGGGCGTGTGGAAGGAGGACCAGGGATATTATCGGTCCTCCTCCCGATACGCACTTAGCCCATTCGAGAGAATACTGCTCTAGATGACATCAAGGGAACGCGATCCGATCCCATGGCTGTTGCAGGGAGACCCCTGGGTCAGGCTGCGTACTAGGCTCGATCTGATGCGGGCGAGGCCCGATTCGGTCGAAGTCCAGGAGGATCAAAGGGAGACACGGCGCGACCTGCGGATAATCGCCCTGGTCAAAGAGGTGAGCGCTCTTCCCTGGCCGCCGCTGACCAGTCACAAGAACGCATCTCATCCCATCCACAAGCTGACCTTCCTAGCGGACCTGGGTCTCAATGGCAGCGAGCTGGGATTGGACCGTCTGGCATCTCGACTGATCGGCAATGCCTCGGAGGAGGGTCCGCTGCAGGTGCCGATGTTGATATCCAAGTCGTATGGAGGGAGTGGCGGTCTGTCCTCCGCTTGGGCGCTCTGCGATGCCCCCACGCTCTCCTTCGCCCTATGTTCGTTGGGCTATTCCTCCCCTGTCCTGGAGAGAGCGAACGCCCATCTTATGGCCTTGGCGAGGGACAACGGCTGGCCGTGTGCGGTCTCCGCCAGTCTCAAGCCTTTCCACGGTCCAGGAAAGAAGAGTGATCCATGCCCATACGCGACCTTGGCGATGCTCAAGCTCGCTCTTTGCTCGGATAGCTCCCGCAATTCCTGCGAAGCTAAAACCGGAGCGAAGGCCATTCTTGATCTCTGGAAGCAAAGCCGAGAGCGACACCCCTACATGTTCTACATGGGCACCGATTTCAGGAAGATTAAGGTTCCATTCGTCTGGTACGACATTCTGCATGTGGCCGACGTGCTGAGCAGGTTCGACTTCTGTAGGGGGGATGATCGTCTCAGAGAGATGGTGGACATCATCGGCCGGAAGGCGGACCAGGAGAATAGGTTCACACCCGAGTCGATATGGACCGCCTGGAAGGATTGGGAGTTCGGGCAGAAGAAGGAACCTTCTCGGTGGCTTACCTTTCTGGCCATCCGCCTTCAGAAGCGTTTCGGTGGTCAATGAACTTGCCAGGGCGGCTCATCAGGCCAGATATCCAGCCTGAATGAAGTCCGAAATCACCTGGAGCGTCCCGCTGAGGATGAATTCGATCGCCACGGCCGCCAGCAGAAGACCCATGACCCTGGAGAAGGCCATGGCACCGCTCCTTCCCATGCGGCTGAAGATGCCCTCCGAGTAGACCAAGAGCACGTAGCTGAGGAAGGCGGTGGCGAAGATGGCTACGAACACCCATATGAAATCCAGGGTGTCGCCTGACTGGGCGGAGTAAGAGATGGCGATCATCACGGTGGTGATCGCCCCCGGACCGGCGAAAAGGGGGATGCCCAACGGTACTATTCCGATCTCCTCCTTGGCCATCATGTCCTCCTGGTCCTCATCGGTGATCTTGGTTTTGGACTTCTGGCCCTGCAGCATGGAGAAGGCGATGGTGAAGAGTAGCAGGCCACCTGCGATCTTGAACGCCGGAATGGTGATGCCGTAGACCATGAAGATGTACCGGCCGAAGAGACCGAACCCCGCCAGGACCGCGATCACCACCAGACAGATCTTGACTATGACCCGACGCTTGATCTCCTTGGGATAGCCTTCGGTGACAGCGACGAAGAACGGGATGTTCCCGATGGGATTGACGATGGCGAACACCGCAGCGAAGGTGGTGATGGCGAACTCCAGGCTCATGAACGGGCGCAAGGAGAAACGACCTAGTATTTATCCCTTAGCCGGACGCGGTGCTGTCTTGCGACCGAAGATGAGATAGCCAGTATGTCCGAGCATCTCGAAAGAAGGGCGGACGCCGCCTTCGTGCACCTCCATGGTGCGTTGCAGATTCTCCAGCGCCTCGATCTCCACATAGCCATGGGAGCGAAGCGCCTTGACCGCTTCCTCCATTTGGTTCACGTTGGGCACATAGGCGCACACCCTTCCGCCCGGGTTCAGATACCGTCCCAGATTCTCCAAGGCTTCCCAAGGCGCGGGCAGGTCCATGACCAGGGCATTGGCGCTCGCTTCCAGTTCGACCTGGCGCGCATCTCCGATGTGCAGCTGCCAGCGGTCGCTCTTTCCGGTCCGCTCCACGTTCTTTCGCGCCTTGGAGGCATGGTCCTCCCGTATCTCGATGGATATGACCATGCCCGTTGGACCGACGGCCGACAGGAGCGCGGTGGTCAGCGAACCTGAACCGACACCGGCCTCCACCACCACGTCCCCGCATTCGATGCCCAGGCGGAACGCGATTGTGGCCGCGTCCTTGGGCATGATGACCTGCGCCCCTATGTCCAGCGATTCCATGAACTCCGGTGCTCTGGGCGTGAGGAGGACGAACTCCCTTCCGGCCACGATCACCCTTTCCCCATCCGTCGAGGAAAGAAGTCGGGAGCAATCGATGACCCCCAGTCCCGGGACTTTGACCATGCCCTTGACTAGCTGGATGAAGTGCCTCTTGCCCTTTTCGTCCAGGAGATAGATGAGGTCGCCTTCGCGCATCGGAAGGCTATCCCCCACCAGGAAAAAAGGTTTGTGCCCGGTTACCTCAACTTCTTGCCGCACTTGGGGCAGCTGAAGTCATGCGCGGAGATGGCCGCGCCGCACTCCTGGCAGCGGGAGATGCCTTCCAACTGCTGCACCTGCTTCTCCGCCTTCTTCTCCTCTTTCGCCGAGGGGGGAGACTTCTCGTACTTGTACTGAGGGTCGGAATACTCTGGCTTAGGTGGATATATGTAGCCCGCCTTCTTCCTCTTGACCAGGAAGACGTAGAGGACCAGGCCCACAGGAGCGAACAAGAAAGCTACGATGATCCAGAGCGCCTTCATCTCCTTCGCTTTTCGCATGTCCAAGTACACGTACCCTGCGCAAGCCGCTCCTACCAGGAGCCAAACTACCAGTACCCAAATCAGCAGATCGAGCATCCCATCACTGTACATGAAGTGTCGCTTTCTTTATTAAAAGGTAGTGTGGCTGGCCGCCTAGGAGCGCTTGACCTCGTTCATGTACCATTCCATGACCTTGAGGAAGCCACCTATCGAACCTTCCTTGGCCAGCCGTTGCAGGCGCACCGCCCGCACCTTGTTGTGGTATTCTTCGGGAATGTCCAGTTCGGAGAACTTGTTCAGGCGGCGTAGCAGTTCCAATTTCTTCTCCCTAGATTCGAACGGCGACTTGAGATACTGGAAGTGAAGGTCCACGTTCCCGTCCGCCCGGATGGAGAAGAACCAATGCGCCGTGTCCTTATGCTTGAAATAGGGGGTGACGGTGGTGACGCCGTGGAACTCGCGCCACCATAGCTTCGTCCCCGCCTCCTCCGCCCAATCGAGCAGGGATTCCGCCGCCTGGACCGCGATCTTGGAGTTGGCGGCCTGCAGTTGGGTGTAGAAGATGAACTTCATGGACCGGTCGTCCTTTCCTGGGGAGATGTCCTCTCCCGGCAGTTCGTCAGCTAGTGATTCCGGCGGTCGGTCTCGTCGGTCCTCCGGCTGCTTCGTCTCCGCCAGCAGATCCTTGCTTTGCCGTTCCAGCGAGCCGATGCGCACCTCTCCTTTGTCCTTCGTCGATCGAGCACGCTCACCGGAAAGGGCCCCGATGCGCGCCTCCAATCGGTCTAGCTCCGCATTCCGGTTGCGCCACCAGTTGCGACTCCATATGCGGTCGATGTTCCAACCTCTCTCCTCCAGGAAGCGCTGCCGCACCACATCCCTCTCCCTTGCCGATCGGGCGGAATGGAAGGTGGCTCCATCGCACTCGATCCCCAGAATGTACCGCGATTCATCCGCCGGGTCCACCACCGCCAGATCGATGCGATAGCCGCTGAAGCCCACCCGTTCGTCCACCCGGTGCCCTCTGGCCTCCAGGGCCTCCTTCACCTGCATCTCCAGAGGCTTCTCCAGGTCCGAGAACACCATCGCCTCCTGAATGGAGCGGGGCGCGCTGTCCAGGCGGGCGAGCAGCTCCTGTACCTCTTGGTGCCTGGCCTCGGAGACGGCCTGGGCATAGCAGAGGTACTCCTTCAATCGCTTGGGGCCGAGGTTCTTCACTCCCTCCACCGGCAATGAGGACGGGTCGAAGGAAGCGACCATGATCACTCGCTCCCTGGCCCGGGTCACGGCCACGTTCAGCCGGTTCTCGCCCCCTTCCTGGTTCAGAGAGCCGAACTGCACTCGGAACTGGCCTTGAGCATCCGGTGCGTAACCCACGGAGAAGACGATTATGTCCCGCTCGTCTCCCTGTACGTTCTCGATGTTCTTTACGAACGGTCGGTCGTCCAGATTGCGCTCGCTCGACGTGGCCGCCGAGTACAAGCGCTCGAAATCCTGACTTTTAGACCGCCTTTCATCCACAAGATCCTCGATGAGGTCCCGCTGCGGCTCGTTGAAAGTGATGACGCCGATGGAGGGGAGCTTTCCCTTCCGCTCGCCATCCTGCAGCAGCGTGGCCATGACATCCACGATCTTCTTCGCCTCCGCTCGATTGGTCCTCTCGTCCCAGACGCCGGGGACGCGAACGAACTCGATCGGTGGCGAAGGGAAGGTCCTCTGCACGTTCGCGGCGATCTCCAGATTGCCGTCGTAGAAGGCATGGTTGGAGAAGTCGATCAACTCCTGGTAGCGGGAGCGGTAGTGCCAACTGAGGTAGCGGGGGGTGAAGATGCGCATGCTGAGCACCAGGAGGCTTTCCGCCTCGGTCACCTCATCCAGCTGTTCGTCCTCATCCTTGCTGCGGAACAGATCGAAAGGCCGCAATTGCTTCTCATCTCCGGCGATGACCACCCGCTTGCCGCGATAGATGGAGGGCAGGGCGCGCTCCACCGCCAGCTGGCTCGACTCGTCGAAGATGACCAGGTCGAAGAGCCCCCGTTTCAAGGGCAGGATATCGGATGCAGCTTCAGGAGAGACCAGCCAGCAGGGGCAGATGCGCATCATCTGGAAGGGGAACTCCTCCATCACCTTGCGAGCGGGCTTCACACGCCTTTTCTTGGTGAACTCGTTCAGGAGACGGTTCCAGTCGGTCTCCGGGCGCTTATTGGGATGGTGTTCCCCGGGCGGCAGCTGCGGTCGACGAGCATCGTCCAAGACCTTCAGCATCAGATGCTTGCGGAATAGCTCCCTCCTTCGGGTCAGGAGATCGTCCAGGCGCCATTTGAGCTCCAAGTAGCGGTGGAACGGATCACCGGTCAGCTGCTGGTTCTGCGATTCGATTTGGCCGACCCAGCGGGCGATGACCTCCTGTTCCAGGGTCCTTGCCCACGATCCCTCGGTTATCGGCAGGTTGCGGGCGCACATGTCCAGCACCTCCGCTCCCGTGGAATCGAGCGAACTCACCAGCCGGTCATGCTCTTGGATGGCATCGAACTCTGTCAAGGCCATGCGCATGGCCTCGAGCTTCCCTTTGAGCGCGTTGGGATCACGCTGCAGGTGGCGCATCTCTTCCGCTCCTTCGGGGCGAAGCCAGGACTGCAGGTCATGCATGGCGCTCAGGAGCTCCTGTCCTTGGTTGAGGGCCAGGCGCAGAGAAGCCATCTGGGCTAGGCGTGGGTCGTTGGGATAGAGCGAAGAGGTCCTTTGCATCATCCGGTTCGCCCTTCTCCACCTTCCGCTCAAGAAGCGGGTGAACTTGGGTTTCAGCCTTTCGTAGTCGTCCAGGCAGAGCAGGGTGCTGCGCTGCTCTTCCAAGGTGTCCAGGACCATGGTCGAGGGCAGGGCCAATGCCGTCATGCGCGACAGCGCGGCCTCCATATCGAAGCGCACGTTGGTGTCCAGAGCGGCGAACGAGCGGCGCTTGGCGATGACCGACGTGGGCGCGTCGTACTTCCAGTGTCCGATCTGCAGGTTGGGCAGTTTTTGCAGGAGGGTGCGGAGTGATTGTTTGGTGAGTCGGTTCGGCACGTTTCCAAGCCCTAGGCGAGGAAGATAACCAGGCATGGCCGCGGAGTAGAGCTCCTGGAGCCTCGCGCCGCCGAAGTACTCGGCCCACATGGGTTTGACGATGCCATTGAGCTCAGCGATCGTGTTATCGATCTGCGTGGACACATCCTCGAACTCCCTTTCCAGGCGTTCTTCGCGTCCAGGAGGATCGCCCTCCACCCGCTTGGCTAATGTGGCATAGGCCCCCGGCCGGTCCGCTCGGGCATCGTGCAGCAGCACGGCGGCGTCGGCCAGACCCGCTCTATCCAGGCGCTGGTATACCACATCCAAAGCGGCCCGCTTCTGGCACACCACTAGCACCTTCTCATCTTTGGCCAGGGCGTTAGTGATGAGGTTGACGATGACCTGTGACTTGCCCGTGCCCGGAGGTCCGCGCACGACGATGCATTCCGATCCCTGGGCTTCCAGGATGACCAGGTCCTGGCTGGAATCGGTGGGCAAGGCAAGATTGATTTCTCGATCGGGGACGGAGTCGATGTCGGCCTTCTTGGCCAGCTCCGTGCCCCCCGGCCTGAGGGCGGGCGCTTCCAGCAGATCGTCCACTATCCCCTGGTCCGCCTCTCCCGCCCCTGCTCGGGCGAGCATGTCCTCGTAATCGCGGAAAATGGCGGTCGAGCCCTGAGGGAAGGACCCGATGATGGGTATGCCCTCGAGGTGCAGTTTCTCTTCCTGCATCCTCGCCAGGTCCTCCGCAGTCATAGGCTGCAATGACCTGACGAACTCCCCTGCTTCGGCATCTCTCAGATCGAGACCGGCATGGCGGAGCAATCCTTGCATCCCCAGCAACAGGTGGCTCCCCACATCTTCCTTGGGAGCACCTTCGAGCAGGTCGTCGATCTGGTCCTGGACGTCTTCGGGGAGGGTGATACCGCATTCCTTTCTCAGAGCAGCCACGAGCGCTCGGTTCACCACCGGCTCCTCGTTCTCTAAGAAGTTGAGGTACCAACCGCAGAGGCCTTCGCGTCTGCGTTCCAGGACGATGGGGAATAGAATCAACGGTGCGCGGACAACGCTCTCCTTGCCAGCCTTGCCCACTAGGAAGGGAAAGCCGAGGTAGGTGTCCCGGACGCCCGTTTCTTCGAAGATGAGGCGCGAGGACCGTTCGAGCTGGATCAGGCTGGAGCGGACCGACTCCGCTTCCTCCGACTGGTCCGAGTCCCGCACCAAACAGGTCGGTCCACGGGTGCGCACCGCCTTCGCCAGCACATCCTCCACATAGTCCAGCTCCTCTCTCCAGAGCGAAGCCAGATCGAAGTTCCAGCGTTTCTCGATTCGCCTGAGAAGGATCGAGCGGTTCCGCCAATCCACGTGCAGCATCCTGTCGCGGTAGACCCGCAGACGCTCCGTGTAACGCGTCAGCTGCTCCGCGACCACTTGATTCCCATCCACCTTTGGAAGAAGCAGGAAGCCAGATATTAATGATTTCGAACTTGCGAATGTATTTCGGAACCGGGGGTGGCCTGGAACGACGATGTGCTCGGAATCCCGCCCCTCGATGGATTATCACCGAAGCGGTCAGAAGCGAGATCAGGTCGCTCAGGCCTTTTTGGCCTTCTTCTTGACCTTTGCCTTCGGCTTGGCCTTGGGCTTCTTGGCCACGGGCTTCTTCTTCGGTGGGGCCTTCTTCACGACCTTGCTCATGGGTGCCTCACAGCAAACGACCAAGCAATCATCGCAACCGCAGACCTCCTCGACCACGATCACCAGTCCACATTCCTCGCACTCGTACTTCTCACCCTTTTTCTTCTTCACCATCTGTCTCACCTCATGCGATCCGGCCGTTCTGACCGGTTCTGGATGATATGTATCACTGCGCATTGTTAATGAATGCTATCTATGGAATGGTGCGCTCGCATGGATACGTCGAACCTATCACCCGAGCCTCCAAAACGGCCGATTGACGCTATCTGGCTGGTTGACTATTGGGGCTGCTCCTATTCTAGAAAGTAATTTATAGACTCAGGGCATTGAGCGCAGGCGATGGAAGAGTCCGCATTTCCCAGGAAGGTCAAGGTGACCCTCTCACTCCTGCTTATCATAGGCGCTCTCTCGATGTACTGGGGATGGGGTCTCATCTATGGCAGCTGGAACATTTTCGAACCGCAGCACATGGGCGTGTATGCCATATTCGTGGTCATGATGGGGTTCGGCGTTCTGGGACTGCTGCTCGCCGCGAAAGAGAAGTGATCGGGCTTCTGCTGCCGCCTTGGTCTCCGAGTCCAGCCTCTCTTCTATGAGCGACCAGCCTACATCGCCCTTGCAGCATACGCGAGTGTGCTCGTGTCCTTCCCGCAGACGATGCACTTGCTTTGGTGCCCCTGCTCGCCATATGGTGTTCCCAGGAGCTTGAGCTCGGTCTTGGCCTCGATCGCATGACCGCAGACCTCCGAGCCGCACCAGCCGAAACGCAGGATCTTCTTTGGCGGGTTCTCGAGCGATTCGATGTCTGCGACCGAAGAATCCAATCGTTTCTTCGCCGCCCCCATCATCTCGGAGGATATCTTGTTCAGAAGTCCCTGGACGTCCTTCACCAGGTCGGTCCTTTGCATTGCGCCCTTGGTGCCGTCGAATCGGATGGCGTAGGCCACCTTGCCCTCGGCGATGTCCCTCTGTCCCAGTTCCAGCCTAAGAGGTACGCCCTTGATCTCCCAGTTGTAGAACTTGCTGCCCGGCC
It contains:
- a CDS encoding AAA domain-containing protein, encoding MDGNQVVAEQLTRYTERLRVYRDRMLHVDWRNRSILLRRIEKRWNFDLASLWREELDYVEDVLAKAVRTRGPTCLVRDSDQSEEAESVRSSLIQLERSSRLIFEETGVRDTYLGFPFLVGKAGKESVVRAPLILFPIVLERRREGLCGWYLNFLENEEPVVNRALVAALRKECGITLPEDVQDQIDDLLEGAPKEDVGSHLLLGMQGLLRHAGLDLRDAEAGEFVRSLQPMTAEDLARMQEEKLHLEGIPIIGSFPQGSTAIFRDYEDMLARAGAGEADQGIVDDLLEAPALRPGGTELAKKADIDSVPDREINLALPTDSSQDLVILEAQGSECIVVRGPPGTGKSQVIVNLITNALAKDEKVLVVCQKRAALDVVYQRLDRAGLADAAVLLHDARADRPGAYATLAKRVEGDPPGREERLEREFEDVSTQIDNTIAELNGIVKPMWAEYFGGARLQELYSAAMPGYLPRLGLGNVPNRLTKQSLRTLLQKLPNLQIGHWKYDAPTSVIAKRRSFAALDTNVRFDMEAALSRMTALALPSTMVLDTLEEQRSTLLCLDDYERLKPKFTRFLSGRWRRANRMMQRTSSLYPNDPRLAQMASLRLALNQGQELLSAMHDLQSWLRPEGAEEMRHLQRDPNALKGKLEAMRMALTEFDAIQEHDRLVSSLDSTGAEVLDMCARNLPITEGSWARTLEQEVIARWVGQIESQNQQLTGDPFHRYLELKWRLDDLLTRRRELFRKHLMLKVLDDARRPQLPPGEHHPNKRPETDWNRLLNEFTKKRRVKPARKVMEEFPFQMMRICPCWLVSPEAASDILPLKRGLFDLVIFDESSQLAVERALPSIYRGKRVVIAGDEKQLRPFDLFRSKDEDEQLDEVTEAESLLVLSMRIFTPRYLSWHYRSRYQELIDFSNHAFYDGNLEIAANVQRTFPSPPIEFVRVPGVWDERTNRAEAKKIVDVMATLLQDGERKGKLPSIGVITFNEPQRDLIEDLVDERRSKSQDFERLYSAATSSERNLDDRPFVKNIENVQGDERDIIVFSVGYAPDAQGQFRVQFGSLNQEGGENRLNVAVTRARERVIMVASFDPSSLPVEGVKNLGPKRLKEYLCYAQAVSEARHQEVQELLARLDSAPRSIQEAMVFSDLEKPLEMQVKEALEARGHRVDERVGFSGYRIDLAVVDPADESRYILGIECDGATFHSARSARERDVVRQRFLEERGWNIDRIWSRNWWRNRNAELDRLEARIGALSGERARSTKDKGEVRIGSLERQSKDLLAETKQPEDRRDRPPESLADELPGEDISPGKDDRSMKFIFYTQLQAANSKIAVQAAESLLDWAEEAGTKLWWREFHGVTTVTPYFKHKDTAHWFFSIRADGNVDLHFQYLKSPFESREKKLELLRRLNKFSELDIPEEYHNKVRAVRLQRLAKEGSIGGFLKVMEWYMNEVKRS